The DNA region TCCGTATCTGGTAGGGCATTCCATGGTCTGAGTTGAGCTGGTTGTCCAGGTGTCTTCTTCTTGTGGGGGGGCGCAACGCGTTGAGATTTATCCCACTTGCAACCAAGGAGTTCGGGCCGGTGGGGCGCAGCCTCCCCCCAGCGCGCCTGGGCCCCCGGAGGAGCGGGAGGGCCTGGCCGGGACAAATGGCTCAACAGCGCTCGGGGGCGACGCAGTCACAACACCCGTGAGGGTCTGGCTATGTCGTCTTACTTTTGTTGACTGGTTTGCCTCCATTCATGATGGCCGACGCGCTCGTGCTTTTGCTCGGCGTCACCCCGGCCTTCGGGACCGTTTCTCCGAcgtcatgcaaagatggttctCGGTACATGGCAACTAGTGACGGGAAGGGGCAGGAGGGCAGAAAAGGAGATGTTACCCGGTTAGGTTCATGCGCAGACCTCCGCTGGAGGCCCAGTCCTCTTTTTCCCCAGAAGTCAAGTAACCCCTTCAAGAAGGAATTCCtgttttaaagaagtaaaatccAGCCCCTGAACAGAAAGTATGACCTCCTTTGCATTTTCTGGTTTTGTGTCTCCAAACAGTGCACATGGGTGTGCCTGGAATTTTCTTGAGAGAGGTTATTTAAATGggggatgcacacacacacacacacacagacacacacatgcatagacacacacacacacacacactgcaaacAGTGCACATGGGTGTGCCTGGATTTTTGTTGAGAGAGGTGGTTTAAATGGGGGATgcacgcgtacacacacacacacacacacacacacactccaaacaGTACACATGGATGTGCCTGGAGTTTTGTTGAGAGAGAAGGTTTAAATGGGgaatgtgcgcgcacacacacacccctccacacacactccAAACAGTGCACATGGGTGTGCCCGGGTTTTTGTTGAGAGAGAAGGTTTAAATGGGGGATgcgcgcgcgtgcgcacacacacacacacacacacacacacacacacacacacccagccacCCACCCCGTCCCGGGCCATAGGAAGTATGTGAGAATGGCAGGCATTTAATCCAGTTCTCTTTGTTCAAGGAGAAAAATTCAGATCTTCCTTCCACTACATGCTGTCAACACATGGACACTCATTCCCACTCATCTTCTCCAGTCTAGCTCTTTAGGTCATTAAATTCAAACTCTCAAGTGATTAAAAAGCCACATGGTCACACTATGTCAGCTTCAAAGCCTTGCAAAGCAACAGGCAAACCCAGAAGCTTCTAGAGCTCATTGTTTAGATTTTCTCTCCTGCCAGTCGTGCACAGACCCGCTTAAATAACTGAAGGCAAGTGTGAGgcactttatatttttatgccTCATTTTCAGATGTAATACTGAAAATCTGTAATTAATATCCTATAACAaagcccgtctagtcaaggctatggtttttccatggtcatgtatggatgtgagagttggattgtgaagaaagctgagcactgaaaaattgatgcttttgaactgtggtgttggagaaaactcttggagtcccttggactgcaaggagatgcaaccagtccatcctaaaggagatcagtcctgggtgctcattggaaggactgatgctgaagctgaaactccagtactttggccacatcatgtgaagagttgactcactggaaaagaccctgatgctgggagggattcggggcaggaggagaaggggacgacagaggatgagatggctggatggcatcactgactcgatggacatgagtttgagtaaactctgggagttggtgatggacagggaggcctggcgtgctgcgattcatggggttgcaaagagtcagacacgactgagcgactgaactgaaccgaactgaacttaAGGTAGAAGTGCATAATGGTAAGAGGATCACTGGGACTGACATCCCAGGAGGCTCCAAGGAATTGAGTAGTATCTGGTGACATCACTGATTCCAGTATTTCATGTGATTTTGTTAGAAAGGGATCCTAGGGAATCCAGGGAAAGGAAATTCAAGACTGACTGGTGCTTGGAGAAAATGAGCTGACTTAAAATCTTCTGCCATCAGAAACACAAGTGAATTAGAGCTGCCCAACCTGCTTTTAGGGTTTTGAAAGCTGATATTTTATGAAGATACCTTATGTTTCATTAGGATGAACCaccacatgcatatatacacacatacatgtatatacaataAAGTATACAAATCTTAAATGCACAAGGTAAGTAGACACCTATGGGACCACCACCCAGAGCAAGATAAGAGACATTTCCAGCCTTCCATGAGGTCCCTTGTGGCCATGGAAGAGTCATGGATGTGGAAGATAAACATGCACTGCATCATGATCAGGATAACGCACACGTGACACTCACCTTCCAATGGCTTGGGTAGAAAATGAGCTGCTGGTTTGGTTTTCTTTACTCTGTTTCCTTTCATAACTTGCCCTTCTTTATTCAATCCCAAAAACCAGGCTCTGCCAGATTCCTGTTGTCTGTACAGCATAGATGAGTAGATTACATAATAGTTTTCAAAAACAGATTCTTTAAACTTGCACTCAGGGGTAAAAAGTTCCtgttgagagaaaaggaagaaatgaaggttAGAGGAAGGGGTGGGAGTTTCCTtgtatttcctcttccttcttgcaGAAACTCGTCTAGGATGGCTGACCAGGCAGCACTCGGGCATGGATGACCAGATGTTCCTCTTCCTATAGGTGTCAACTTTTATCAACACACAATGTGTTGAGAAGGAGCTGCTGCtttggggaaaatatatatatgtacatatgtatggggctttccaagtggtgctagtggtagaaaacctgcttgccagtgccagtgcaggagaagcaagaaacgtaggttcgatccctggattgggaagatcccatggagaaggaaatggcaacccactccagtattctttcctggagaatcccatggacagaggagcctggctggctacagtccataggtcgcaaagaattggacacgactgaactgacttagcacacactcatgtatgtatgtatgtatataggcAAAACTATGGATGTCCTCTAATTAGAAAATAGAAGACAGGAGCAATAGTATTTGGTTGAACAAGATACAATTCAAGCAGGGTATAACCGGAAACAGCATGATAAAGTACCACCCTGTGCATGCctttgtgctgagttgcttcaatcacgtccaactctgtgggaccccatggacagtagcccgccagactcttccgtccatgggcttctccaggcgagaatactggagtgggttgccatgccctcctccaggcggtcttccagacccaggggtcaaacccatatctcctctgtctcctgcattttcaggtgggttcttcaccactagtgccccctgggaagcccagcacccTGTAttcacaataaattttaaaaataataataattttgggTTGGTCAAGAGGTTACtttaggtttttctgtaacatcttgtggaaaaacccaaatgaactttttggccaaacctCTAAGAGATATATTGAAGGTATTTGCTAACCTAGTTTCAATATTTCTGTAGGAATTATTATTCCATGATAATCTAACAGTTCCCAATCGTTCACTGGATCACTGATATTATAGGATGACATGTTTTACCTACAAAGAGACAGACTGACACCTCAAACTAAACCCCTGTCAATCAGTTGGCACACAAGCTAGCCCCTGAAGCTGAGGCCAGGGGTCGTGTTAGCTGGTCGTAGGGATGGGAGCTGAAAACCACGACCTAACCCATGGTCTGGAGCCCTCCTGGAGCTCTTCAAGAGAACCATCAACAGCTGTCATGACTAAATTCCACTCCACATACTTTGAAACAGCACAATGAGCTAACATGACAACCATGATCtacatcaactgatgaataacACACAGTTGCTACTTTAGACTGTCATTAATAATACAGATATTCATAGATGAGTTTTATATACTTCTAGAAGTTAACCTACAAAAGCATTTCTGATAGActtctctgaaaaataatttaaaaatgccaCCTTCCTAGTTGCATATCATGGAAGTCACTTAACTAGCTTTTGTGGCTATTTTATGTAGGCTCAACACTGTGCTACTCCATGTTTATGAAATACTGGCGCAAAGCAGACCTTTATtgtcattatcttttttaaaatatcacgtacttaaatttttttcaccTTAATAGATTTTTATGACTGCTGAAAAATggtaactttgttttcttttaaagaagttattttctttatctttctggcttacttcactctgtataatgggctccagtttcatccatctcattagaactgattcaaatgaattctttttaacggctgagtaatattccatggtgtatatgtaagccagaaagataaagaacattacagtatactaacacatatatatggaatatagaaagatggtaatgataaccctatatgcaaaacagaaaaagagacacagaagtacagaacagacttttgaactctgggggagaacgtgagggtgggatgttttgaaagaacagcatgtatactatctatggtgaaacggaccaccagcccaggtgggatacatgagtcaggtgctcgggcctggtgcactgggaggaccctgaggagtcgggtggggagggaggtgggaggggggatcgggatggggaatacgtgtaactatatggctgattcgtgccaatgtatgacaaaacccactgaaatgttgtaaagtgattggcctccaactaataaaataatattaaaaaaaataataataataaaaaaaaaataaaaaactgagaaattgttaaaaaaaaaaaaaaaaaaaagaagttattttcTATACACATTCTGAAAAACACATCATTTAGggtctaaaaatataaaaccttTAAGAGTTAAAATTATGCTAACCATAATAAGGGGCATGACATTGTTGCCTGTAGAAATGTTCTTTAAGTATTTCCCATGAGAGTGTTAATTATCAAGTGGTGTCTCTTGCAGGATATAATTTATTCAGAGTGCTCCATAACTTTAATTCAATGAAAGTTAAATTGTTTTCCAAGGGGAACAGGTTTTGTTAATGGCAGATGCTTTTCATGACAAAGATGACAGTTGCAGTGATTAATTTGATGAGATTAAAATAGCAGAAAGATAGGTTTAGCCCCTCCCAAAGGAATTTATGTAGCCCTCATTTGAATAAGGTACCATCTGAAAAAATGTTCTGTTCTTCCACGAAGTTTTATTTCTCCAAACATCCTATTAGCTCTCTCACTAATAAGTGATAGCCTTGGTAAGTCAATCTCCAGGCCCTGAACAGAATAAAGACTGATAAAAGGGTCCAAGTTCACACTTTTGTGGTGaggtaaggaaaataaaatggaatgctCTAAATCTGGCTTATCATCAAAAGATTAATAAATACAATATTGGTTGAACATGGATCTTCTGGGACAAACATAGAATTTGGCATGTTCTTTGTCATTTTATTGAGACAGGCCAAGGCatccaaagggcttccctgctgactcagagggtaaagagtctacctgcaattcagaagactcaggttcaatccctgggtcaggaagattgcctggggAAGGgaccagcaacccactccagtattcttgcctggaggattccatggacagaaaagtcaggcgggctgcagtccatggagttgcaaagagttggacatgactgagcgactaactctttcacttcactttcaaggcatccaagcataaaaataaaacctaaagcaAGTTTTATTGTTAAAAATCTGTCTTAGAATCAACTGGGAGTGGGTTTGGCAAAGGCTGACCCAGTTGATCATTCAGGCGGGGAGAGCAGCTGGCACCTGCTGGCTAAGATATTGGGTCTCTACCCATAGCCTTCCCTTATTAAGAGGATCATAGAAGACTGATCTTAATCTCCAGGAAGACTGAACTCCAGCTTTGGAAACGCAGGTCCACAGAGTAGTCAACCCTTCCTTACATGGATCCGATCCCTAGTGCTGTGATGTATGAAATATGGAGGATGCTCCTTACCTTGCATCGGCAATTAGAAATGTAGTTTCTACTTTAAATTGACGAAGTTGAATATGAAAGATAATGAAGACCCTTGACTCAGAAGAAGTCTTTTATTCCCAGAGTGTACCTCAGtatggtggtgctaatggtaaagaacccacctgtcaatgcaggagacacaggagacatgggttcaatccctaggttgggaagat from Muntiacus reevesi chromosome 11, mMunRee1.1, whole genome shotgun sequence includes:
- the FGF14 gene encoding fibroblast growth factor 14 isoform X3; the protein is MVKPVPLFRRTDFKLLLCNHKDLFFLRVSKLLDCFSPKSMWFLWNIFSKGTHMLQCLCGKSLKKNKNPTALFNLIPVGLRVVAIQGVKTGLYVAMNGEGYLYPSELFTPECKFKESVFENYYVIYSSMLYRQQESGRAWFLGLNKEGQVMKGNRVKKTKPAAHFLPKPLEVAMYREPSLHDVGETVPKAGVTPSKSTSASAIMNGGKPVNKSKTT